The Pseudalkalibacillus hwajinpoensis DNA window CCTGTACAATACAGAGATCATCTTTCACAAGCTGCTTAGACTTTTTTTAAACTGTCCTTTACAAAGGGTACATATTAAATCACACTCCTGATTTTTTATTTTTTCACAAGCAAATCTGCGATCGTTTTCTGTTTTAACCCCTCTACTATCCAGCTTTCCATTTCATCTCGAAGCTCGCATAAGGCATCCCTCGTTGGTGGGGCAAAGCATTCCTTACTCGCCACCTCCAGGAATCCTTTTGGAAAAGGCTCTGCTCTCATTGCATCATATACCTCTGCAAGCGTAATGTCTGCTGGATCCTTAACTAGCGAATAACCGCCTTCTCTGCCCTCTTTTGCCTGTATGAGTCCACCTTTAACGAGATGGGTTAAAATTTTCCTTAAGAACGCAGATTGTGAATTAAGTTTCTCTGCCATCTTTCCACTTGGACAGAGTCCTTCATGATCCGCAAGAACGACGAGTGCCTGAAGCGCCATGCCGAACCATCTTGTACTGGAAACGTTCTCTGCCATCTTTCTCACCTCTTCACTACTTCTATTTATTTTGATGCATACGTTTTTGAAAGTAAAGTCTTCTACTTAAAAGTAACACCCCTTTCCTCCTTTATTTACAGTGAGCCATTTCATTGATTATACTCAGTCTATATAACTTATCAGGAGGAAAACAAAAATGATCGCAGTACGTATCGAAACTGAAGAAGCATTACATAAAGCTTTTACCATTCGTAAAAAAGTGTTTATCGAAGAACAGGGCACGCCTGCAGAAGATGAATATGACCAATTCGACACTCTGGACGCTGCCGAGCATATCCTTATTCTTGACCAGAAAGAGGCTGTCGGGACAGGAAGATGGCGAATTGCAGATGGTGGGGGAAAGCTTGAGCGCATCTGTATTCTCAAGACTCATCGAAAACTTGGGATCGGAAACCTGATCGTTAACAAGCTTGAACAACTTGCCACATCAAAAGGCATGAAGTATGTGAAGCTTCATGGTCAGGTGCAAGCAGAAGGTTTCTATCATAAGCTTGGTTACGTAACCGACTCTGACGTATTTATGGAAGATGGAATACCACATGTTCTAATGAGGAAAAAACTTCCTGAAACCAACTAGACAAGTTAATCGTAAGTTAGATTAGAAACAGTAATGGGAACATAAGTATAGTACTATCAAATATAGAAAAGAGGATGAAGTATACATGATGCGAAGCGGTAATCCCGTATTAAAAAATGATACATTCAACAGATCGCGCACTCAGGGTGAAGCGATGACGATTGGTGGAACAGTAGCAAAAACGTTCTTCCTGTTCCTGTTTTTACTCGGTTCAGCGATCTACACCTGGTACCGGTATTCTCAGGGAGAAGATATTTACACAATGATGGTGATTGGCGCGATCGGTGCCCTTGTCTTTGCACTCATAACGGTCTTCTTCCATCGAGCAGCACCAATTACTGGGCCAATTTACGCCACTCTCGAAGGGTTTGCAATTGGTGGACTTTCAGCAATTCTTGAAGCACGATATCCAGGAATTGTGATCCAGGCAGCTGCACTTACCTTCTCTGTCATGGGCGTTCTGCTGTTCCTTTATGCAGCTCGCATTATTAAAGTAACAAAGAATTTCAGATTAATGGTCGTCTCGGCAACGCTTGCGATTTTCGTTGTGTACATCGTTGACCTGGGTCTGAATCTATTTCTCGGTATGAATGTTCCTTACCTGCATACGAATGGCCTGATCGGAATCGGCATCAGTCTATTCATTGTTGCGATCGCTGCACTTAACCTTGTGCTTGATTTTGACTTTATTGAAAATGGCGCCAACCGCGGCGCACCAAAACACCTGGAATGGTACGGCGCATTCGGATTAATGGTCACACTCGTATGGCTTTACATTGAAATTCTTCACCTGCTACAAAAAATTCGACGATAACATAGAGGCGCATTGTTGTTTACGAGAGTCATTACCCATCAATAAACCTTTCTTCGATAGAAAAT harbors:
- a CDS encoding Bax inhibitor-1/YccA family protein — encoded protein: MRSGNPVLKNDTFNRSRTQGEAMTIGGTVAKTFFLFLFLLGSAIYTWYRYSQGEDIYTMMVIGAIGALVFALITVFFHRAAPITGPIYATLEGFAIGGLSAILEARYPGIVIQAAALTFSVMGVLLFLYAARIIKVTKNFRLMVVSATLAIFVVYIVDLGLNLFLGMNVPYLHTNGLIGIGISLFIVAIAALNLVLDFDFIENGANRGAPKHLEWYGAFGLMVTLVWLYIEILHLLQKIRR
- a CDS encoding RrF2 family transcriptional regulator, yielding MAENVSSTRWFGMALQALVVLADHEGLCPSGKMAEKLNSQSAFLRKILTHLVKGGLIQAKEGREGGYSLVKDPADITLAEVYDAMRAEPFPKGFLEVASKECFAPPTRDALCELRDEMESWIVEGLKQKTIADLLVKK
- a CDS encoding GNAT family N-acetyltransferase, producing the protein MIAVRIETEEALHKAFTIRKKVFIEEQGTPAEDEYDQFDTLDAAEHILILDQKEAVGTGRWRIADGGGKLERICILKTHRKLGIGNLIVNKLEQLATSKGMKYVKLHGQVQAEGFYHKLGYVTDSDVFMEDGIPHVLMRKKLPETN